The window ATATCtaaggtagattcggtatagattcggtaaatCACAAAAACTGAGACTCTGGTTCAGAAAAATCTAACaaaaagtcagattcggtatcagATACAGTACTGTAGCAGACTCGGTagctggttcggtactgtagcagatttggtatatcagattctgtatcagaaactgataggaATAACAAGTATCACACcctgattcggtatagattcggtaagtATAGAATATGAAGCCTTATAACGAACACTTAAAACCAAAGTATCAAGTGAAACAAAGATTCTGGTTTGGTACCTGGCTCGGTAGCCAAATTCTGTAAAATTTTGAACTAAAAAACAATCCGATTCCTTTGAATCAgactcggtaaccttgctgcacaatgAAACAAATTAGTAACAGACAAAATATCAATGAAACCGAATGTTtatgataccgaatgtcaactgtagtagttgaaaaaccgagtctaagtgtaaaacttagaaaaacaattgaatccctgctcaaaccacaccaattagctgcgtatgatcaaactgaatgtgatagaatcactaacACACCACAAACTACAATGCTTAAGATGAATTTCCAactttgaagcagactcggtatggtagttacgataccgaatgtagatcaaatcttcaataattgaagaattgatgaaattaaaccttcAAATATGTGATTAAAAACCTGACGAACGTAACTGAATCCATAAACCTTCACTCAAATACATAatcaagcttgaattgatcaataccgagagttttagccatgaactctaaaaatcaacttgattctccataattgttgttaaaaagctataataatgatcaaaactctttctaatACACCTAATAAACCTTCACTGaagttatcacaagaatctgaacgtcagattatcaaaatcGATGATACTGAGTGTGATTCAATCTAACCGAATGTGAAcaaattctgtaatcttcaatctctggatcgatatagtgatggaATATCACTCCCTGGACGTTCTGATactaaatgataggtcagatcatagtgagaattgaaaatatgataagattgagtgagactcggtaaggaaataacagattcggtattagagagaatcggtaaatttacattccacagcttcttaaactagtttacaatgtaatggctatctaattaggactactaaggttccttatatacccctcttctaaggaaccatcatttaggcttatttcacattaacactatacatactttggggtcctaacaattgataccaaatgataggtcagatcatagtgagaatcAGAGTGAGACTAGGTAAGGAAATAAcatattcggtattagagagaatcggtaaatttacattccacagcttcttaaactagtttacaatgcaatggctatcaaaTTAGGATTACAAAGGTTCCTTATAtatccctcttctaaggaaccatcatttaggcTTATTTCACTTTAACACTATACATACTTTGGTGGCCTAACACCCGCAAGTCATGGAACCCTTTGGCAGGCTACTTGACGCTGCCAAGGGTTTTGAACGATTGGACACGTACAATGTCATAAATGAGAACACCCCGCTTCCCACCCCTTTACCTGATGCGATACAGGACTACTTAGACCCGGACGCGTATGACAAATACTACGTTATTTCTAAACAGTTCAAAGTGGTGAAGGTTCCATTTGTTGAAGCCATAGGAAGCCAACCGGGATTGGATGCGGCAAAAAATTGCGAAAATGATCCCGTAGTGTTCTAATGTATGTGTTTTTTATTTAAATGATGGATAACCGTAATCAAACAATTACTTTTACAAGTATTTATAATTATGTTCTGTGTATTCTATATTGTCTTAATTTGCAATATGTACCATTTTAACATATGTTTGTACGTTACCATTATCACAGTAATGTGGCATTTTAATGTTACACTTTATAAATTTGTCATGACATTCATGTATCTAGACCTTGCCGGAATAGACGCGACGGGTACGAAACCCGAAGGCATCCCGTTACGATGTCACTTGGCGCATGCTCAATACGCTAAGAGCCGTTCATGCCGTTCGAAAGCTAGATTGTACTTTGTTCAAGGCATGTGTAACGTAAGAATGGACTTACAATTATTACACCGAATTGTTGCCATAAACAGTTACTTAACGCATTAATTAATAGAATTGAAAGATGCATTAAGTTCAAACAAAACAACCAAACAAATCCATGGTGCATCGCGCTTACAAAGTTGTGATGATTAGTCACAAACTAAAAGTAAAAATATTGAAAAGGAAAAACACCAAGTTTCAACACTTTAAACATAGAATTTTTTCAGATTGGTTGTGTGCCAGGTACGTGGCACAAACTTGCCatctaacattttcaagttatacgCTCCGTTACCAAGGGCTTACACAACTTCATAAGGACCCTCCCAATTAGGTCCCAACTTGCCAAAGTCCTCGACCCTTCTAGCTTTGTTGTTACGTCAAACGTAATCACCGGGATAGAACGTGCATTTACGTACAAGTCGATTATAGTATTTGGCTATCTTTTGATTATTGGACGCTTTGTTGATGGCTGCTATTGACCTGCGTTCTTCGAACATATTCAAGTTTTCCCTTAGGTGTATTTCGTTGGCTTCTTCATTGAACTCCGTGATGCACTGCATCGGAATGGCTATTTTAGCTGGGATAACCGCTTCAGACCCATAAACAAGAATGAAAGGCGTCTCCTGGTTTTTAGGTGTGGTCTGAAATGCCCACAAAACCTTTGGCAGTTCATCAATCCAACTTTACGGTCTGTACCCAACCTTGATTTGATACCAGAGACAATGTCCCTGTTAGTGACTTCAACTTAGCCGTTTTCTTACGGGTGAGCGACGGAGCTGAAGCTTTGCTTGATGTTTAGTCCATCGCACCATGCGCGAAACAGGTCGTGTGCAAATTGATTTCCATTATCGCTAACAATTTGATTCGGTATGCCGAAATGAAACACTATCTCCTCCAATGCGAAGTTAACAATGTGTTTTCCTGTTATGCTTTTCGAGGGTTTTGCCTCCACCTATTTGGTGAAGAAATCAACGGCTACCACAAGGTGTCTCCCGTCTGGAAATGGACAGACCAAATCTATTGCCCACTTATGAAAAGGCCAAGCAGATGAGATAGTGATCAATTCATGAGACCGCACGTGAATTTGTGGCGCAATGGCATTGGCAGGAAACATAATTTTTGATAACATTACTTGTATCACGGTACATGGATGGCcaatagttgtagtgacccgaacttttccatgtttttatatattaaatgaaattgatatttacatgattaaatatttccaacatgttaagcaatcaaacttggtaagacttaattaattgaaataggtttcatatagacaattgaccacccaagttgaccggtgattcacgaacgttaaaacttgtaaaaactatatgatgacatatatatggatatatatatatatatatagttaacatgatattatgataagtaaacatatcattaagtatattaacaatgaactacatatgtaaaagcaagactactaacttattgattttgaaacgagacatatatgtaacgattatcgttgtaacgacatttaatgtatatatatcatattaagagatattcatacatcatattatcatgataatataataatttaaaatctcatttgatattataaacattaggttaacaacatttaacaagatcgttaacctaaaggtttcaaaacaacacttacatgtaacaactcagttaaaatgtatatacatgtagtgttttaatatgtattcatacacttttgaaagacttcaaaacacttatcaaaatacttctacttaacaaaaatgcttacaagtacatcctcgttcagtttcatcaacaattctactcgtatgcacccgtattcgtactcgtacaatacacaacttttagatgtatctactattggtatatacactccaatgatcagctcttagaagcccatgtgagtcacctaacacatgtgggaaccatcatttggcaactagcatgaaatatctcataaaattagaaaaaatatgagtaatcattcatgacttatttacatgaaaacaaaattacatatcctttatatctaatccatacaccaacgaccaaaaatacctacaaacactttcattcttcaattttcttcatctaattgatctctctcaagttctatcttcatgttcgaagtgttattcataaattctacaagttctagtttcataaaatcaagaatacttccaagtttgctagcttacttccaatcttgtagagtgatcatccaacctcaataaatctttattatttatagtaagatatctttctaatacaaggtaatactcatattcaaactttgattcaatttctataactataacaatcttatttcgagtggaaatcttacttgaacttgttttcgtgtcatgattctgcttcaagaactttcaagccatccaaggatcctttgaagctagatcaatttttctcatttctagtagctttatacagaaaacttgaggtagtaatgatgttcataacatcattcgattcatacatataaatctatcttattcgaaggtttaaacttgtaatcactagaacatagtttagttaattctaaacttgttcgcaaacaaaagttaatccttctaacttgaattttaaaatcaactaaacacatgttctacatctatatgatatgctaacttaatgatttaaaaccttgaaacacgaagaacactgtaaaaccggacatatgtcgtcgtagtaacatcgcgggctgttttgggttagttaattaaaaactatgataaactttgacttaaaagttgtccttctgggaaaatgatttttcttatgaacatgaaactatatccaaaaatcatggttaaactcaaagtggaagtatgttttctaaaatggtcatctagacgtcgttctttcgactgaaatgactacctttacaaaaatgacttgtaacttatattttcgactataaacctataattttcctattcagtttcataaaatagagttcaatatgaaaccatagcaatttgattcacccaaaacggatttaaaatgaagaagttatgggtaaaacaagattggataatttttcttgttgtagcaacgcgaaaattggtaacaaatctatattaatcatatcctagctaacttatattgtattatacatgtattctaatatattatgtaatcttaggataccatagacacgtatgcaaatattttgacatatcatatcgacccatgtgtatatattatttggaacaaccatagacactctatatgcagtaatcagggagttagctatacagggttgaggttgattccaaaaaatatatatactttgagttgtgatctagcctgagacgtgtatacactgggtcgtggattgattcaagataatatatatcaatttttttttgcacatctaacgttggacaactagtaggttactaacgaggacagctgacttaataaacttaaaacatcaaaatgtattaaaagtgttgtaaatatattttgaatatactttgatatatatgtacatatttgttataggttcgtgaatcgaccagtggccaagtcttacttcccgacgaagtaaaaatctgtgaaagtgag of the Rutidosis leptorrhynchoides isolate AG116_Rl617_1_P2 chromosome 5, CSIRO_AGI_Rlap_v1, whole genome shotgun sequence genome contains:
- the LOC139849344 gene encoding uncharacterized protein; amino-acid sequence: MFPANAIAPQIHVRSHELITISSAWPFHKWAIDLTTPKNQETPFILVYGSEAVIPAKIAIPMQCITEFNEEANEIHLRENLNMFEERRSIAAINKASNNQKIAKYYNRLVRKCTFYPGDYV